One segment of Thermodesulfovibrio sp. 3907-1M DNA contains the following:
- a CDS encoding histidine triad nucleotide-binding protein, with protein sequence MNCVFCKIIKKEIPSKIVYEDELVLAFEDIAPQAPIHILVIPKKHYSTLLEMNEEEKELLGHIFMVINKIAKEKGVDERGFRVVLNCNSQAGQTVYHIHFHLLAGRQMHWPPG encoded by the coding sequence ATGAATTGTGTATTTTGTAAAATTATAAAAAAGGAAATTCCATCAAAAATTGTTTATGAAGATGAGTTGGTTTTAGCCTTTGAAGACATTGCTCCACAGGCACCAATTCATATTCTTGTAATCCCTAAGAAGCATTACTCTACTCTGCTTGAAATGAATGAAGAAGAAAAGGAGCTCCTCGGACATATTTTTATGGTTATAAATAAAATTGCTAAAGAAAAAGGTGTTGATGAAAGAGGCTTTAGAGTGGTTCTTAACTGCAATTCTCAGGCAGGACAGACAGTTTATCATATTCATTTTCATCTTTTAGCAGGAAGGCAGATGCACTGGCCTCCTGGATAA
- a CDS encoding DUF507 family protein, protein MRIPKSWVPYIANKIIENLLKKDMIEMTVPKEQLLEEAEKLILDELMVEDRLNEEVRELLKKYEAEIERDKLDYRKLFEMTKQKLVKQRNLVL, encoded by the coding sequence ATGAGGATACCTAAGAGCTGGGTACCATACATAGCAAACAAAATAATAGAAAATCTCCTAAAGAAAGATATGATTGAAATGACTGTTCCAAAGGAACAGCTTCTTGAGGAAGCTGAAAAGCTTATTTTAGACGAATTGATGGTGGAAGACAGACTTAATGAAGAAGTAAGAGAGCTTCTCAAGAAATATGAAGCTGAAATTGAAAGAGATAAACTTGATTACAGAAAACTTTTTGAGATGACGAAACAAAAACTGGTAAAGCAGAGAAATTTAGTTCTATGA
- the hisI gene encoding phosphoribosyl-AMP cyclohydrolase translates to MKLPELKFDASGLIPAVIQEVDTKEVLMVAYMDKEALRRTIETGFTHFWSRSRQTYWKKGETSGCVQEVKEIYYDCDADTLLVMVKQHGQGACHTGNRTCFYRKIDFKDIK, encoded by the coding sequence ATGAAACTGCCTGAGCTAAAATTTGATGCATCCGGTCTCATTCCAGCAGTAATTCAGGAGGTAGATACAAAAGAAGTTTTAATGGTTGCTTATATGGATAAAGAAGCTTTAAGAAGAACTATTGAAACAGGATTTACTCACTTCTGGTCTCGTTCAAGACAGACTTACTGGAAAAAAGGTGAAACCTCTGGATGTGTTCAGGAAGTAAAAGAGATTTATTACGATTGTGATGCTGATACATTGCTTGTTATGGTTAAACAACATGGACAGGGCGCCTGCCATACAGGAAACAGAACCTGTTTTTATAGAAAAATTGATTTTAAGGACATAAAATGA
- a CDS encoding amidohydrolase family protein produces the protein MSLIDIHFHGTNKVDVRDISSPEQVLLIAQEYCSMGVDRLLLTLYPDEINSMRKTLLNIKKAMEHQKEEARLLGVYLEGPFLNPEKAGALESGYFLKPHIEVLYKLIDGFEDIVKVITVAPELPHAIKIIEKCTEMGIIVSMGHSNATYKEAQEGFKAGACLITHLFNAMRGFHHREPGIAGFGVINQEVYVELIGDGRHLSDELLKWLFNVKNPEKIILISDMVKQKKESQELQGGSMSLRDVVERLKNLNIDEDKLKLAGEKNPERLLKINSL, from the coding sequence ATGTCTCTGATTGATATCCACTTTCATGGAACAAACAAAGTAGATGTGAGAGATATTAGCAGTCCAGAACAGGTTCTTTTAATTGCTCAGGAATACTGTTCAATGGGAGTTGACAGATTGTTACTTACCCTTTATCCTGATGAGATTAACTCCATGAGAAAAACTCTTTTAAACATAAAAAAAGCAATGGAACATCAAAAGGAGGAAGCAAGATTACTCGGTGTCTATCTTGAAGGTCCTTTTTTAAATCCAGAGAAAGCTGGAGCATTGGAAAGTGGTTATTTTTTGAAGCCTCACATTGAAGTTTTATACAAATTAATTGATGGATTTGAAGATATCGTCAAAGTAATCACTGTGGCACCAGAGCTTCCTCATGCAATTAAAATAATAGAAAAATGCACTGAAATGGGAATTATCGTAAGCATGGGACATTCCAATGCCACATATAAAGAAGCTCAAGAAGGCTTTAAAGCAGGTGCCTGCCTTATAACACATCTTTTTAACGCAATGCGAGGATTTCATCATAGAGAACCTGGAATAGCAGGATTTGGAGTTATCAATCAGGAAGTTTATGTTGAGTTGATCGGAGATGGAAGACATTTAAGCGATGAACTTTTAAAATGGCTCTTTAATGTTAAAAATCCTGAAAAAATTATCTTGATTTCTGATATGGTGAAACAAAAGAAAGAAAGTCAGGAACTTCAGGGTGGTTCAATGAGTCTTAGGGATGTGGTAGAAAGGCTTAAAAATCTTAATATTGATGAAGATAAGCTAAAACTGGCTGGAGAAAAAAATCCTGAAAGGCTTTTAAAAATTAACTCTCTTTAA
- a CDS encoding NUDIX hydrolase yields the protein MKILKKEIVWQGKYLRVVLLSYEDNQGKIRQWEAVERVNCKGIVVVIPVTQNNEIVFIRQFRPVLGGFVVEFPAGLNDRKESLIEVAKRELIEETGLFSDEIVFLAEGPVSSGLSTEVLTVFIAKNVKEAPEELKKIYPPDESENIEVLKISFNQALEKLNELRAQGNYLDLKIFGFLELAKKFIN from the coding sequence ATGAAAATACTTAAAAAAGAAATAGTCTGGCAGGGAAAATATCTTAGAGTTGTTTTGCTTTCCTATGAAGACAATCAGGGAAAGATAAGACAGTGGGAAGCTGTTGAAAGAGTAAACTGTAAAGGAATTGTCGTTGTTATACCGGTAACACAAAACAATGAAATTGTTTTTATCAGGCAGTTCAGACCTGTTCTCGGTGGCTTTGTCGTGGAGTTTCCAGCAGGATTAAATGATAGAAAAGAGTCACTAATAGAAGTTGCAAAGAGAGAATTGATTGAAGAGACAGGTTTGTTTTCAGATGAAATTGTCTTTCTTGCAGAAGGACCTGTTTCATCAGGACTCTCTACAGAGGTTTTAACAGTATTTATTGCAAAAAATGTAAAAGAAGCTCCTGAAGAACTTAAAAAAATTTATCCTCCAGATGAAAGTGAAAATATTGAAGTTTTAAAAATTTCATTTAATCAAGCATTGGAAAAACTTAATGAATTAAGAGCTCAGGGAAACTATTTAGATTTAAAAATTTTTGGTTTTTTAGAGCTTGCCAAAAAATTTATAAATTAA
- a CDS encoding helix-turn-helix domain-containing protein: protein MELMQFQRLYKSPIMRELLESIKKLSFDSTVFFIYGEKGTEKDYILKLILANIHEPDIIKIPEDMSKKSLIKHENIVYLIKNPENIDTSFVFNPEKSFKCAIFLSDCDYVQLYKNGLITFELYENLLNSRKFYIPPLRERKQDIIPLANFFLQEISECLNLPKKELSKDAQEAILEHSWTENAYQLKQCLAKACILSRHQRLTSKDLFGQYDDQLSIKNFLELKIGNLLKDFANIENSNLYETVIQEVEKALFILAINETGGNQVKAAKILGINRNTLNKKLKHYNLI, encoded by the coding sequence ATGGAGCTGATGCAATTTCAGAGATTATACAAAAGCCCGATAATGCGAGAGCTTTTGGAAAGCATAAAAAAACTCTCTTTTGATAGCACTGTATTTTTTATATATGGAGAAAAAGGGACTGAAAAAGACTACATATTGAAATTAATACTCGCAAACATACATGAGCCAGATATTATAAAAATTCCCGAGGATATGAGTAAAAAGAGTCTCATTAAGCATGAAAATATTGTTTATTTAATTAAGAATCCTGAAAACATTGATACATCCTTTGTTTTTAATCCTGAAAAAAGTTTTAAATGCGCAATTTTTTTATCTGACTGTGATTATGTGCAGCTATATAAAAATGGTTTAATAACGTTTGAATTATACGAAAATTTATTAAACTCCAGAAAGTTTTACATACCACCTCTAAGAGAAAGAAAGCAGGATATAATTCCCCTTGCCAACTTTTTTCTACAGGAAATTTCAGAATGTTTAAATCTTCCTAAAAAAGAATTATCAAAAGATGCTCAGGAGGCAATATTAGAGCATTCATGGACGGAAAATGCTTATCAACTCAAGCAATGTCTTGCTAAAGCCTGTATTCTGTCAAGACATCAGAGACTTACATCTAAAGATTTATTCGGGCAGTACGATGATCAACTGTCAATAAAAAATTTTCTTGAATTAAAAATTGGCAATCTTTTAAAAGACTTTGCAAATATTGAGAATTCAAACCTGTATGAAACTGTTATACAGGAAGTGGAAAAGGCACTCTTTATTCTTGCCATTAATGAAACAGGAGGTAATCAGGTAAAAGCTGCAAAGATTCTGGGAATAAATAGAAACACCCTGAATAAAAAATTGAAACATTATAATTTGATTTAA
- a CDS encoding DUF507 family protein encodes MMLSEEKITHTSHVLFNGLINKGLIKLKVEEQEVRREIKRSFIQALKIGEAIDEIVRRKLQSFSKKIIEGSPEWNVLYNKFFEEEEKKRFGR; translated from the coding sequence ATGATGCTTTCAGAGGAAAAAATAACTCATACTTCACATGTTTTATTCAATGGCTTGATTAATAAAGGATTAATCAAGCTTAAGGTTGAAGAACAGGAAGTAAGAAGAGAGATTAAAAGAAGTTTTATTCAGGCTTTAAAAATCGGTGAAGCAATTGATGAGATTGTAAGAAGGAAACTTCAATCTTTTTCAAAGAAAATCATCGAGGGAAGTCCTGAATGGAATGTCCTTTACAATAAATTCTTTGAAGAAGAAGAAAAAAAGAGATTCGGCCGTTAA
- a CDS encoding glutamate-5-semialdehyde dehydrogenase, whose protein sequence is MDIKQLVLSKAKEAKEASRLIGKASTERKNKILTRMAEYLKHGKDELIKANSIDVQRAQEKGLSKALIDRLTLTEKRIDEMIKGLEEVIALADPVGEITKMWLRPNGMLVGRMRVPIGVIGVIYEARPNVTVDVTGLCLKAGNSVVLRGGSEAINSNAALVRILKKALKDEGMHEGVVSFIDTPQREAVLEMIKLEGLIDLIIPRGGESLIRTVTENSRIPVLKHYKGVCHVFVDRDADLEMAQEICFNAKVQRPATCNAMETMLVDEAIAEVFLPKMLKRFEEAGVQLKGCPKTKKIYPDVMEVAEEDFYKEYLDLILNVRVVKDMDEAIEHITKYGSAHSDAIVTRDYNKAMKFLREVDSSAVFVNASTRLNDGYQFGLGAEIGISTDKIHARGPMGLEELTCTKFIVFGSGQLRQ, encoded by the coding sequence ATGGATATTAAACAACTGGTTTTAAGCAAAGCAAAGGAAGCTAAAGAGGCTTCAAGACTTATTGGAAAAGCCTCAACAGAAAGGAAAAACAAAATTCTTACGAGGATGGCTGAATATCTTAAACATGGAAAGGATGAACTGATTAAGGCAAACAGTATTGATGTGCAAAGGGCTCAAGAAAAAGGACTGTCAAAAGCTCTAATTGACAGACTTACTTTAACAGAAAAAAGAATTGATGAAATGATAAAAGGACTTGAAGAGGTAATTGCTCTTGCAGACCCTGTGGGAGAAATAACAAAAATGTGGCTCAGACCAAATGGAATGCTTGTTGGTAGAATGAGAGTTCCCATTGGAGTAATCGGAGTGATTTATGAGGCAAGACCGAATGTTACGGTAGATGTAACAGGGTTATGCCTTAAGGCAGGGAATTCAGTTGTTTTAAGAGGAGGATCTGAAGCCATAAATTCTAATGCAGCTCTGGTAAGAATTTTAAAAAAGGCTTTAAAAGATGAAGGAATGCATGAGGGTGTTGTAAGTTTCATTGATACTCCTCAAAGAGAGGCAGTACTTGAGATGATCAAACTTGAGGGCTTGATAGACTTAATAATTCCTCGTGGCGGAGAGTCCCTCATAAGAACTGTTACTGAAAACTCAAGAATTCCTGTGCTAAAACATTACAAAGGTGTATGCCACGTTTTTGTTGACAGAGATGCTGATTTAGAAATGGCTCAGGAGATCTGTTTTAATGCAAAGGTTCAAAGACCTGCCACATGCAATGCAATGGAAACAATGCTCGTTGATGAGGCTATAGCTGAGGTATTTTTACCCAAGATGTTAAAGAGATTTGAAGAAGCAGGTGTTCAGCTTAAAGGTTGTCCAAAAACAAAGAAGATATATCCAGATGTAATGGAGGTAGCAGAAGAAGACTTTTATAAAGAATACCTTGATCTAATTCTCAATGTGAGAGTTGTAAAGGATATGGACGAAGCTATTGAGCACATAACAAAATACGGTTCAGCCCATTCTGATGCAATTGTTACGAGAGATTATAATAAGGCAATGAAGTTTTTAAGAGAGGTTGACTCATCTGCTGTTTTTGTTAATGCTTCAACAAGACTTAATGATGGATATCAATTTGGCCTTGGTGCTGAAATAGGAATTTCAACGGACAAAATTCATGCTCGTGGACCAATGGGACTTGAGGAGCTTACATGCACAAAATTCATAGTTTTCGGATCAGGACAGTTAAGGCAATGA
- the rpsR gene encoding 30S ribosomal protein S18 yields MQQATQRRFFRKKYCRFCAEKIDFIDYKNVKMLRGFMTERGKILSRKMTGTCSKHQRQLTKAIKRARSIALLPYIEI; encoded by the coding sequence GTGCAACAGGCAACACAAAGAAGATTTTTCAGAAAAAAATACTGCCGATTCTGTGCAGAAAAAATTGATTTTATTGATTACAAAAATGTTAAAATGTTGAGAGGTTTTATGACTGAAAGAGGTAAGATTCTGTCAAGAAAAATGACAGGAACATGCTCAAAACATCAAAGACAATTAACAAAAGCAATTAAAAGAGCAAGATCTATTGCACTACTACCATACATAGAGATTTAG
- a CDS encoding ferredoxin, translated as MPTPVVDYDLCVGCGSCVEICPEVFELRDDKAWVIGPDKCSTCDCQQAADLCPSQAIKLE; from the coding sequence ATGCCAACACCAGTAGTTGATTATGACCTTTGTGTGGGTTGCGGAAGCTGTGTGGAGATATGTCCTGAAGTTTTTGAATTGAGAGACGACAAAGCTTGGGTTATTGGTCCTGATAAGTGTTCTACCTGTGATTGTCAGCAGGCAGCTGATCTCTGTCCATCTCAGGCAATCAAACTGGAGTAG
- the cimA gene encoding citramalate synthase, whose product MQTVEIYDTTLRDGSQAEDISFSVDDKLRITEKLDELGIHYIEGGWPGSNPKDAEYFKKVKKLSLKNARVVAFGSTHRPKIKVENDTNVKSLIASEARILTIFGKTWDFHVTEALKINLEENLELIFNTISYLKRYAEKVFFDAEHFFDGYKDNPEYAIKCLKTAQEAQADCIILCDTNGGTLPSDLEKIVKEVKRSIDTPIGIHAHNDSDCAVANSIIAVLNGATQVQGTINGFGERCGNANLCSVIPNLQLKLGYRCLDEDRLKKLTEISRFVYEIANLIPFKRQPFVGESAFAHKGGVHVSAVRKRPETYEHIRPELVGNRQRILVSDLAGKSNILKKAEEFGIALNPDSPEVQAIVDAVKTLENAGFQFEGAEASLELLFRKTLGLKRKFFDLIGFRVIDEKRKGDEPTLSEATIMVKVGKSIEHTAATGNGPVNALDNALRKALERFYPELKKVKLKDYKVRVVNSGRGTASKVRVLVESGDEETVWSTVGVSENIIEASWQAIVDSIEYKLCREKIKKGEI is encoded by the coding sequence ATGCAAACTGTAGAAATTTACGATACAACTTTAAGAGACGGCTCTCAAGCAGAAGACATATCTTTCTCTGTGGATGACAAATTAAGAATCACGGAAAAACTTGATGAACTTGGAATTCATTACATAGAGGGTGGATGGCCAGGCTCAAATCCAAAGGATGCAGAGTATTTTAAAAAAGTTAAAAAGCTTTCACTTAAAAACGCTCGGGTAGTTGCCTTTGGAAGTACTCATAGACCAAAAATAAAAGTAGAAAATGATACAAATGTGAAATCCCTTATTGCTTCTGAAGCAAGGATATTAACAATTTTCGGTAAAACCTGGGATTTTCATGTAACAGAGGCTCTTAAAATTAATCTTGAAGAAAACCTTGAACTTATTTTTAATACCATCAGCTATTTAAAAAGATACGCCGAGAAAGTGTTTTTTGATGCAGAACACTTTTTTGACGGATATAAGGACAATCCTGAGTATGCCATAAAGTGTTTAAAAACTGCTCAGGAGGCTCAGGCAGACTGTATTATACTCTGCGATACTAATGGTGGAACTCTTCCATCTGATCTGGAAAAAATTGTAAAAGAAGTTAAAAGATCAATAGATACTCCTATAGGAATTCACGCACATAATGATTCAGACTGCGCTGTTGCTAATAGCATCATAGCAGTTTTAAATGGAGCTACCCAGGTTCAGGGAACCATAAATGGATTTGGTGAAAGATGTGGAAATGCCAATCTCTGCTCTGTTATTCCCAATCTGCAACTAAAACTTGGATATAGATGTCTTGATGAAGATAGATTAAAAAAACTTACTGAAATTTCAAGATTTGTTTACGAGATAGCTAATCTCATTCCCTTTAAACGACAACCCTTTGTTGGAGAAAGTGCCTTTGCCCACAAAGGAGGAGTTCACGTAAGTGCTGTAAGAAAACGACCTGAAACCTATGAGCATATCAGGCCAGAGCTTGTGGGAAATCGTCAGAGAATACTTGTTTCAGACCTTGCTGGAAAAAGCAATATCCTTAAAAAAGCAGAAGAATTCGGCATTGCTCTTAATCCTGATTCTCCTGAGGTTCAGGCAATAGTGGATGCTGTAAAAACTCTGGAAAATGCAGGATTTCAATTTGAAGGAGCTGAAGCATCACTTGAACTTTTATTCCGAAAAACACTGGGATTAAAGAGAAAATTTTTTGATTTAATCGGATTCAGGGTTATAGATGAAAAAAGAAAGGGAGATGAACCCACACTCAGTGAAGCAACAATAATGGTAAAAGTAGGAAAAAGCATTGAACATACTGCTGCCACCGGAAATGGACCTGTAAATGCCCTTGATAATGCTTTAAGAAAAGCTCTTGAAAGATTTTATCCAGAACTAAAAAAAGTGAAACTTAAAGATTACAAAGTAAGAGTAGTTAATTCAGGCAGAGGTACAGCTTCAAAGGTTAGAGTCCTTGTGGAGTCAGGAGATGAGGAAACTGTCTGGAGTACTGTTGGCGTATCTGAAAATATTATTGAAGCCTCATGGCAGGCAATAGTTGACAGCATTGAATATAAGCTTTGCAGGGAAAAAATAAAGAAAGGAGAAATATGA
- the nadD gene encoding nicotinate-nucleotide adenylyltransferase, which yields MKIGLFGGTFNPIHYGHLRVAEEVREAFLLDKILFIPAGIPPLKKYDILQPMHRLKMTELAVKDNPFFEVSDFEAKQKKPSYTINTLTHLKKLYQNDTLFFIMGIDAFLELKSWHRYEELLRMVDFIVMSRPGFDSLQNYELIEDEEAENCFKIKNSDKKAFFISVFPFWISSTQIRKMIQNGKTIRYLVPEEVREYIEKNKLYRE from the coding sequence ATGAAAATAGGGCTCTTTGGTGGAACCTTTAATCCCATTCATTATGGGCATTTAAGAGTTGCAGAAGAGGTAAGGGAGGCTTTTTTGCTGGACAAAATTTTATTTATTCCAGCAGGGATTCCACCGTTAAAAAAATACGATATTCTGCAGCCTATGCACAGATTGAAAATGACCGAGCTGGCAGTAAAGGATAATCCCTTTTTTGAGGTTTCTGATTTTGAAGCAAAACAGAAAAAACCTTCTTATACCATCAATACTCTTACGCATTTAAAAAAACTTTACCAAAATGATACTCTTTTTTTTATAATGGGTATTGACGCTTTTCTTGAATTAAAATCTTGGCACAGGTATGAAGAACTATTAAGGATGGTTGATTTTATAGTAATGTCAAGACCCGGCTTTGATAGTTTACAGAATTATGAATTGATTGAAGATGAAGAGGCAGAAAACTGTTTTAAAATAAAAAATTCAGATAAAAAAGCTTTTTTTATTTCAGTTTTTCCATTCTGGATATCATCAACTCAAATAAGAAAGATGATTCAGAATGGAAAAACTATTCGTTACCTTGTACCAGAAGAAGTGCGAGAGTATATTGAAAAAAACAAACTTTACAGGGAGTAG
- a CDS encoding cation diffusion facilitator family transporter, which yields MLHLHDRKKQIRKVLLITLLLNLSVSSAKIVYGWLTNSVAIYSDGFHSLFDGISNIGGLIALSIASHPPDKEHPYGHRKFETVFAIFIGVLMSITAIEIVRNAYESLIEAKKPLTDEKAFIILLGTLMVNIFVSIYERKRGKELKSEFLIADSAHTKVDIYITIGVIVSVVITTLTEFNFVDPVAGLVVGVFVAREAILIIKESANILADRTVLDGEKIASIVETCRDVEACRDVRTRGTAGQIFVDLKILVNPSISVSEAHDIAERVEELIKKEFPDVVDVVVHVEPFKRN from the coding sequence ATGTTACATCTTCATGACAGGAAAAAACAAATTAGAAAAGTTCTTCTGATTACGCTTTTATTGAATCTATCTGTCTCTTCAGCAAAGATAGTTTACGGATGGTTAACAAACTCTGTAGCTATTTATTCAGACGGATTTCATTCTCTTTTTGATGGGATTTCAAACATAGGAGGATTAATTGCTCTCTCTATAGCAAGCCATCCACCTGATAAAGAGCATCCCTATGGACACAGAAAGTTTGAAACAGTTTTTGCAATTTTTATAGGGGTTTTGATGTCTATTACAGCAATAGAAATAGTGAGAAATGCCTATGAATCACTTATTGAAGCAAAAAAGCCTCTGACAGATGAAAAAGCTTTTATCATACTGCTTGGCACTCTTATGGTTAATATTTTTGTCTCAATCTATGAAAGAAAAAGAGGAAAGGAGCTTAAGAGCGAATTTTTAATAGCTGATTCAGCACATACAAAGGTTGATATTTATATAACCATTGGAGTAATAGTAAGTGTAGTCATTACCACATTAACAGAGTTTAATTTCGTTGATCCGGTAGCTGGTTTAGTTGTTGGAGTTTTTGTTGCAAGAGAAGCAATTCTGATAATTAAAGAATCTGCTAATATTCTCGCTGATAGAACAGTTCTTGATGGTGAAAAGATTGCCAGTATTGTTGAAACCTGCAGAGATGTTGAAGCCTGCAGAGATGTAAGGACAAGGGGAACAGCAGGCCAGATTTTTGTTGACTTGAAGATTTTAGTAAATCCCTCAATCTCTGTATCAGAAGCCCATGACATAGCAGAAAGAGTTGAAGAATTGATTAAAAAAGAGTTTCCAGATGTTGTTGATGTTGTGGTTCATGTAGAGCCATTTAAGAGAAATTAA
- the ssb gene encoding single-stranded DNA-binding protein produces the protein MFNRIILIGNLTRDPEIRYTPSGVAVATVPIAVNSRYKQGEELKEETLFIDAIVFGKQAETCSQYLNKGRTVLVEGRLRERRWEYEGQRRSKFEVIANNIRFFPKRESVEQHELTETPPEEYTDLEPF, from the coding sequence ATGTTTAATAGAATAATACTTATAGGAAATCTTACCAGAGACCCTGAAATAAGATATACGCCTTCAGGAGTAGCAGTTGCTACAGTTCCAATAGCTGTTAATTCAAGATATAAGCAGGGTGAAGAGCTTAAAGAAGAAACTCTTTTTATTGATGCTATAGTTTTTGGTAAGCAAGCTGAAACCTGTAGCCAGTATTTGAACAAAGGAAGAACTGTACTGGTTGAAGGACGATTAAGGGAAAGAAGATGGGAGTATGAAGGACAGAGAAGGAGTAAATTTGAAGTTATCGCAAACAATATAAGATTTTTCCCAAAGAGAGAATCTGTGGAGCAACATGAATTAACAGAAACTCCACCGGAAGAATACACAGATTTAGAACCATTTTAA
- a CDS encoding N-acetylmuramoyl-L-alanine amidase-like domain-containing protein, whose amino-acid sequence MLFKTGKIYINSLLNSVKELPTELRISEISRYFLSIPYKKNSLIGSLTEQEKLVVDLEGVDCMTFIEYVEALRLSNDLNSFIENLKKVRYFDGAVDFKKRRHYFTDWNELKTVKNVTAEITEEFVTVVKKLNFIEGLEPKQRIVNYIPATILEKIAFKLKTGDYCGFYTSRHSLDVTHTGIIILDEGIVKLRHASSHKGHVVDEDFLRYSKQKEGIIIFRPEE is encoded by the coding sequence ATGCTTTTTAAAACAGGTAAAATTTATATAAATAGCCTACTGAACAGTGTTAAAGAACTTCCCACTGAGCTAAGAATCTCTGAAATCTCCCGATATTTTCTCAGCATACCCTATAAAAAAAATTCACTAATCGGTAGTCTCACTGAGCAGGAAAAACTGGTAGTTGATCTTGAGGGAGTTGATTGCATGACTTTTATTGAGTACGTTGAGGCATTGAGGCTTTCTAATGATTTAAACTCGTTCATTGAGAATTTGAAAAAAGTTAGATATTTTGATGGAGCTGTGGATTTTAAAAAGAGAAGACACTATTTTACTGACTGGAATGAGTTAAAAACAGTAAAAAATGTTACTGCAGAAATTACTGAAGAGTTTGTAACAGTTGTCAAAAAGCTTAATTTTATTGAGGGATTAGAGCCAAAACAAAGAATTGTTAATTACATTCCAGCAACTATATTAGAGAAAATTGCATTTAAACTGAAGACAGGCGATTACTGCGGTTTTTATACGTCAAGACACAGCCTTGATGTTACCCATACAGGAATAATTATTTTAGATGAAGGCATTGTGAAGCTCAGGCATGCTTCAAGCCATAAAGGTCATGTAGTTGATGAAGACTTTTTAAGATATTCAAAGCAAAAAGAGGGTATAATAATCTTCAGACCAGAGGAATAA
- the rpsF gene encoding 30S ribosomal protein S6, which yields MNNFYEKMVLLLPTLSEEEVQEAVNKISSVITENGGEILKIDNWGKRKLAYKLNKQNMGYYVLFLFKAPSSAIKKMEQFYRVYDPVFKFMIIKLTKQQIAALPPDIKGIPVEPSEVTPKV from the coding sequence ATGAATAATTTTTATGAAAAAATGGTGCTTCTTCTGCCAACACTTTCTGAAGAAGAAGTGCAGGAAGCAGTTAACAAGATTTCTTCTGTTATTACTGAGAATGGTGGAGAAATTTTAAAGATTGACAACTGGGGCAAAAGAAAACTTGCCTATAAACTTAACAAACAAAATATGGGATACTATGTGCTATTTCTTTTCAAAGCTCCATCTTCAGCAATAAAAAAAATGGAACAATTTTACAGAGTTTATGACCCTGTTTTCAAATTCATGATAATTAAACTCACAAAACAACAGATTGCTGCACTGCCACCTGACATAAAAGGCATACCAGTAGAGCCATCTGAAGTTACTCCCAAGGTGTAG
- a CDS encoding HNH endonuclease — protein sequence MDRFIPSVTPEEIKKEKEKARLLKNSAWWRKKISRKRCFYCGKEVPEKELTMDHVVPLIRGGKSVKSNLVPACKECNNKKKYMLPLEWEQYLQSLNSFDSENFL from the coding sequence ATGGATAGATTTATACCTTCTGTTACCCCTGAAGAGATTAAAAAAGAAAAAGAGAAAGCGAGACTTCTTAAAAACAGCGCCTGGTGGCGTAAAAAAATTTCCAGAAAAAGATGTTTCTACTGTGGTAAAGAAGTCCCAGAAAAAGAGCTTACAATGGATCATGTGGTGCCTCTTATCAGAGGAGGTAAATCAGTAAAAAGCAATTTAGTTCCTGCCTGCAAAGAATGCAACAATAAAAAAAAGTATATGCTTCCCTTAGAATGGGAGCAATATTTACAAAGCCTGAATTCTTTTGACTCTGAAAATTTTCTTTAA